One Panicum virgatum strain AP13 chromosome 9K, P.virgatum_v5, whole genome shotgun sequence genomic region harbors:
- the LOC120651057 gene encoding uncharacterized protein LOC120651057, producing MSITDSAAAPEIETEGVNVLKRNSDDVGWEYGVLVDANNKDKVKCKFRGKVMQGGIYRLKQHVSNEGNNVKKCKDSTEEAKEKCKKSLNESKRKREEKIVQELELREEVNISRVGDGEKDEVTSVGSSEPHKLGPMDKWTCAIDPKATKSESLKQPKLNKELWKERTHEVYKYIARWVYTHAIPFNACDNDEFKQMCEAIGQFGAGIEPPSQFDLQEKLLEEEYARTKSLLQEREAEKVKNGCSIMTDAWSDRKRRSIMNVCTNCADGTSFISSKEMSDVSHTSEVIFELVDQAIEDIGPDDVVQVVTDNASNNMGAKKLLLAKRSHMFWTSCAAHTINLMLQGIGNMLRFKKVIDRAKAFTIFIYGHTRTLECMRYFTEGKEIIRPGVTRFASAFLTLNNMLEKEDQLRKMVVHSRWDTLKDVKSKKGKDATAIILNPAFWKDVKLTLSVFEPLVKVLRLVDGDVKPSMGFLYGELLKAKREIKEAFGNVESRFKDVIAVIEKKMKGRLDSPLHLTAYLLNPFYSYGDPSIFDDATIIEGFISCVEIFYHHDEDKQDQAVSTELKKLQNREGPFNKKLARSCQNFDYNPASWWRLYETETPALQKMATRILSLTSSSSGCERNWRGFEMVHTKKRNRLTTTCLNKLVFIQFNSKMINKKEKIKAKRISDVLLSSDTTEAQGFLHEDGDDCALVVYRDEDEEMEGTWISWSAIGEAVGAEEQLELRRSARVRQLYEGEEFDSEEQEFEEDEDDRMEPY from the exons ATGTCGATAACGGACTCTGCAGCTGCACCTGAAATTGAAACTGAGGGAGTCAATGTCCTGAAAAGGAATTCAGATGATGTGGGATGGGAATATGGGGTTCTTGTTGATGCTAACAACAAAGACAAGGTGAAGTGCAAGTTCCGTGGCAAGGTGATGCAAGGAGGGATTTATCGGTTGAAGCAACATGTGTCCAATGAAGGAAATAATGTGAAGAAATGCAAGGATAGCACAGAGGAGGCTAAAGAGAAGTGCAAAAAATCACTAAATGAATCAAaaaggaagagggaggagaAAATTGTTCAAGAGCTCGAACTTAGAGAGGAAGTGAATATTTCTCGGGTTGGAGATGGAGAGAAAGACGAAGTGACTTCTGTTGGAAGTTCAGAGCCTCACAAATTAGGACCCATGGACAAATGGACATGTGCCATTGACCCTAAAGCAACAAAAAGTGAATCTTTGAAGCAACCGAAGCTGAACAAGGAactttggaaagaaagaacacaTGAGGTGTATAAATATATTGCAAGATGGGTCTATACACATG CAATACCATTCAATGCATGTGACAATGATGAGTTCAAGCAAATGTGTGAAGCAATTGGACAGTTTGGAGCTGGAATTGAACCTCCATCTCAGTTTGATCTGCAAGAGAAATTGCTGGAAGAAGAATATGCAAGAACCAAGAGTTTGCTGCAAGAACGTGAAGCCGAGAAGGTGAAAAATGGGTGCTCTATTATGACTGATGCTTGGTCAGATAGGAAAAGGAGAAGCATAATGAATGTGTGCACTAATTGTGCTGATGGAACCAGTTTTATCAGCTCAAAAGAGATGTCAGATGTGTCACACACAAGTGAAGTCATCTTTGAACTAGTGGACCAAGCAATTGAAGATATTGGGCCGGATGATGTGGTGCAAGTAGTGACAGACAATGCTTCAAACAATATGGGAGCAAAGAAGCTATTGCTTGCGAAGAGATCACATATGTTTTGGAcctcttgtgcagctcacacaaTCAACTTGATGCTCCAGGGAATTGGCAACATGCTGCGGTTCAAGAAGGTGATTGACCGAGCAAAGGCATTCACCATATTTATCTATGGACACACAAGAACATTGGAGTGCATGAGATACTTCACGGAGGGGAAAGAGATAATTAGGCCAGGAGTGACTAGATTTGCTTCAGCCTTCCTCACTTTGAACAACATGCTAGAGAAGGAGGACCAGTTAAGAAAGATGGTGGTTCATAGTAGGTGGGACACATTGAAGGATGTGAAatcaaagaaaggaaaagatgcCACAGCAATTATATTGAATCCAGCCTTTTGGAAGGATGTCAAGCTAACATTGAGTGTTTTTGAGCCATTGGTCAAAGTTCTCCGTTTGGTTGATGGGGATGTGAAGCCGTCCATGGGTTTCTTATATGGAGAACTACTAAAGGCAAAGAGAGAGATCAAAGAGGCCTTTGGAAATGTTGAGTCCCGTTTCAAGGATGTCATTGCTGTCATtgagaagaagatgaaaggaAGACTTGATTCTCCATTGCATTTGACTGCTTATTTGCTCAATCCATTCTATAGTTATGGTGACCCATCAATCTTTGATGATGCCACAATAATAGAAGGATTTATCAGTTGTGTGGAAATTTTTTATCACCATGATGAGGATAAGCAAGATCAGGCTGTCAGCACTGAACTAAAGAAGCTTCAGAATAGAGAAGGACCATTTAACAAGAAGCTTGCAAGGAGTTGCCAAAACTTTGATTACAACCCAG CATCTTGGTGGCGGCTATATGAAACTGAAACACCAGCTTTACAAAAGATGGCTACAAGGATTTTATCTTTGACATCAAGCTCTTCTGGTTGTGAAAGAAATTGGAGGGGGTTTGAAATG GTACACACTAAGAAGAGAAATAGGCTTACTACAACTTGCCTCAACAAATTGGTATTTATTCAATTCAACTCCAAGATGATTAATAAGAAAGAAAAGATCAAGGCAAAAAGGATCAGTGATGTTCTCTTGTCTAGTGACACAACTGAAGCTCAAGGTTTTCTGCATGAGGATGGAGATGACTGTGCACTTGTTGTCTATAGAGATGAAGATGAGGAGATGGAAGGTACATGGATATCTTGGTCTGCTATTGGAGAGGCAGTGGGAGCAGAGGAACAACTTGAGCTGCGTAGAAGTGCAAGAGTGAGACAGCTGTATGAAGGAGAAGAATTTGACTCCGAAGAACAAGAGtttgaagaagatgaggatgatcGAATGGAACCCTATTGA